A genomic stretch from Methanomassiliicoccales archaeon includes:
- a CDS encoding 4Fe-4S dicluster domain-containing protein — protein sequence MGHAKKEFIISEKERLLEEVPIVDEECDRDFIKAIIEMGGGDVQVCLQCGNCTGVCPVSLKTENKIRNIIKMCQMGLKEKVLSTPWVCATCHRCYEHCPAGMNPAELIVALRHIVVRELGPPPFVVSISNNVANLGQAIEISDKILDLRKKIGLNEKPFDERYRSKAIMDIRTIMRATGYDKLIGIDLGD from the coding sequence ATGGGTCATGCAAAAAAAGAATTCATTATCAGTGAGAAAGAAAGACTGCTGGAGGAGGTACCAATTGTTGACGAAGAATGCGACCGCGACTTCATTAAAGCCATCATCGAAATGGGCGGGGGCGATGTCCAGGTCTGCCTTCAGTGTGGAAACTGCACGGGCGTCTGTCCCGTTTCGTTGAAGACAGAAAATAAGATCAGAAATATTATCAAAATGTGCCAAATGGGATTGAAAGAAAAAGTTTTGTCAACTCCCTGGGTTTGCGCGACATGCCATCGCTGTTATGAACACTGCCCAGCGGGCATGAATCCAGCGGAGTTGATTGTTGCCCTAAGGCATATAGTTGTCAGAGAGCTCGGCCCACCGCCATTCGTTGTCTCGATATCAAATAATGTGGCAAATCTTGGGCAGGCGATCGAGATTTCAGATAAGATCCTGGATCTGAGGAAAAAGATTGGATTGAACGAGAAGCCATTTGACGAACGATACCGATCCAAGGCGATCATGGACATCAGAACAATCATGAGAGCAACTGGTTACGACAAACTCATTGGCATCGATCTGGGTGATTGA
- a CDS encoding CoB--CoM heterodisulfide reductase subunit B, whose protein sequence is MASIWVIDTKDARTAAKYGLFYGCIIPNRYPGIERSIKVILEKLGCNQLFSDIPQATCCPVPGIFYSSDKETWLALAARNLCIAQDRKQELVTFCNGCFSSFLMATEQLSDPKKLGMVNRILKNVFMKYTGIPRVTPEGRRVLEPIKVRHFVDVLYRDIGLESIKSAVVNPLKGLKVAVHYGCHYLRPTERECIEDPVNPIMVDEIVASLGAESINYENKLDCCGAGGGVRSYVVDLAAAISRDKLMNIINAGADLIVTPCPYCLLQLDTVQERLELTRIPVFHITELIALALGADPRRLGLEAHVVPADEIISKYGGTK, encoded by the coding sequence TTGGCATCGATCTGGGTGATTGATACGAAGGACGCAAGGACAGCTGCTAAATACGGGTTGTTCTACGGATGCATCATACCGAACAGGTATCCTGGTATTGAGCGATCGATCAAAGTCATCCTCGAAAAGCTCGGATGTAACCAACTTTTCAGCGATATCCCGCAGGCGACGTGTTGTCCCGTGCCGGGCATCTTCTACTCTTCTGACAAAGAGACATGGCTCGCCCTTGCAGCAAGAAATCTCTGCATCGCGCAGGATCGAAAACAAGAACTCGTCACTTTCTGCAACGGCTGTTTTTCATCGTTTTTAATGGCCACCGAGCAATTATCTGATCCGAAAAAACTCGGAATGGTCAACAGAATTCTCAAGAATGTATTCATGAAATACACAGGGATTCCGAGAGTAACACCCGAAGGCCGTAGGGTCCTGGAGCCAATAAAGGTTAGACATTTCGTTGATGTTCTTTATAGAGATATTGGACTGGAATCAATAAAATCGGCCGTCGTGAACCCCCTCAAAGGACTGAAGGTCGCTGTTCATTATGGATGCCATTACCTGCGTCCAACAGAGAGAGAATGTATCGAAGATCCGGTCAATCCAATTATGGTTGATGAGATCGTCGCGTCCCTAGGTGCAGAATCGATCAATTACGAAAACAAGCTTGATTGTTGTGGGGCGGGTGGCGGAGTTAGATCGTATGTTGTTGATCTAGCAGCTGCGATTTCAAGGGATAAATTGATGAATATCATCAATGCTGGAGCAGATCTTATCGTAACACCCTGTCCTTACTGCCTCCTGCAGCTTGATACGGTGCAGGAGCGACTTGAGTTGACGCGTATACCTGTTTTCCACATCACCGAACTCATCGCACTCGCTTTGGGAGCCGATCCACGACGTCTTGGTCTCGAAGCACATGTCGTTCCAGCAGATGAAATCATTTCAAAATATGGGGGGACAAAATGA
- a CDS encoding hydrogenase iron-sulfur subunit — translation MTEQYEPRIIAFCCNWCSYAAADLAGTSRLQYPPNIRIIKVMCTGRIDPVFVLQAFKHGADGVLVAGCHPRGCFYVTGNEKAAYRMEFLQDIMPMIGLEPKRLRLEWIAGSEPDKFAKICREMVEDLRKLGPTPVRGGIF, via the coding sequence ATGACGGAGCAATACGAGCCGCGTATCATCGCTTTCTGCTGTAACTGGTGTTCATACGCCGCCGCGGATCTCGCGGGCACATCGCGGCTGCAGTATCCGCCGAATATCAGAATCATCAAAGTCATGTGTACCGGGAGAATCGATCCGGTTTTCGTATTGCAAGCCTTCAAGCATGGCGCAGACGGAGTGCTTGTCGCTGGCTGCCACCCTAGAGGGTGTTTTTATGTGACTGGGAACGAAAAGGCCGCGTACAGAATGGAGTTCCTTCAGGATATCATGCCAATGATAGGACTTGAGCCGAAACGTCTGAGACTTGAATGGATCGCAGGATCCGAGCCAGACAAGTTTGCTAAGATTTGCAGGGAGATGGTTGAAGATTTGAGGAAACTCGGCCCAACACCGGTTAGGGGAGGGATTTTCTGA
- a CDS encoding CoB--CoM heterodisulfide reductase iron-sulfur subunit A family protein, giving the protein MPEELVGAALVIGGGIGGVQAALDLADSGFKVYLVDSSPSIGGTMAQLDKTFPTNDCSMCIMAPKLVSAGRHRNIEIISNAEITKVEGRAGQFKVTVTKHYPYINPQKCTGCGICAEHCPIEGPNWFDENLAPRKAIYVPFPQAVPLVYTIEKGMCIGCGECQKVCSAQAIEFKPYDEESRVIEVGAIILSMGFDKFKAFKKREYGYGIFPNVITNSEFERMLSASGPTGGHIIRPSDGDIPKRIAFIQCVGSRDAQLGHGYCSSICCMAALKEAIIAQEHEPDIQCHIFFMDVRAFGKEFEEYRIRAEEEYGIKISRNTRVAGIEEDHATGNLIIRYYRETENQQDELVEETFDLIVLSVGMVPSDDAQRLCKKLGVKLNEFGYCWTSDFSPLETNVPGIFVCGTFSSPKDIPDTVAQGSGVAAKVGSLLSGARGTLVSATEFPEEIDVAGQEPRIGVFVCHCGINIGGIIDVPTVTAYAKTLPHVVYAEDNLYTCSSDTQERIKEKIKEHRLNRVVVASCTPRTHEPLFRNTLREAGLNPYLFEMANIRDQCSWVHMKEKEKATQKAKDLVRMSVMRAALLNPLPTQKVPVKKAALVIGGGLAGMTAALEIAAQGFPVHIVEKERELGGNLRRINYLITGSDPKKILNEIVRKVSENPLIKIHLETTVEDISGYVGNFTTTLSSGEKIEHGVIVVATGGVEYRPKEYLYGVSSRVVTQTEFGKMLAEDKIDAKTVAIIQCVGSRNREFPNCSRICCFTSIANAIELKRRHPETTVYILYKDIRTYGFNEVYYTEAARLGVVFLRYGEDSPPVLKETDGQLELTVKDQFLMEDFIIHPDLVVLNAAVRPNPDNERLAKMLKVPLTKDGYFLEAHMKLRPVDFATEGVFLAGLAHWPKLIEESISQACGAAARAVTILSKDELEAEAVVSCVDEARCRGCGRCEEVCEFSAATVREVAPGVLKAYINPALCKGCGACAVACCTGAITTKHFTDEQILTMVEAALREGVA; this is encoded by the coding sequence ATGCCAGAGGAATTGGTTGGAGCGGCACTTGTCATCGGTGGTGGCATAGGTGGAGTGCAGGCTGCACTCGATCTCGCTGATTCAGGATTTAAGGTCTACCTGGTGGATTCAAGCCCTAGCATCGGCGGAACAATGGCTCAGCTCGACAAGACTTTCCCGACGAATGATTGCTCGATGTGCATTATGGCGCCAAAACTTGTCTCAGCTGGTAGGCATCGCAATATCGAAATCATCAGCAATGCCGAAATCACAAAAGTCGAAGGCAGAGCAGGACAGTTCAAAGTGACCGTTACCAAACATTACCCATATATCAACCCTCAAAAATGCACTGGCTGTGGGATCTGCGCGGAACACTGCCCGATCGAAGGTCCAAATTGGTTCGATGAGAATCTAGCTCCCAGAAAAGCGATCTACGTCCCCTTCCCTCAGGCCGTTCCCCTTGTTTATACAATTGAAAAGGGCATGTGCATTGGGTGTGGCGAATGTCAAAAGGTCTGCAGCGCGCAGGCGATTGAATTCAAACCATACGACGAGGAATCGAGGGTGATCGAAGTTGGCGCGATCATCTTAAGCATGGGCTTCGACAAATTCAAGGCTTTCAAGAAAAGAGAATATGGTTACGGAATCTTTCCCAACGTAATCACGAATTCTGAATTCGAGCGTATGCTCAGCGCCTCTGGTCCAACTGGAGGCCATATCATCCGGCCGTCTGACGGCGATATACCAAAAAGAATCGCATTTATTCAATGCGTCGGGTCGCGTGATGCGCAGCTCGGTCACGGATATTGTTCGTCAATCTGTTGCATGGCAGCGCTGAAGGAGGCGATTATTGCACAGGAACATGAGCCAGATATCCAATGTCATATCTTCTTCATGGATGTCAGAGCCTTTGGCAAGGAATTCGAAGAGTACAGAATAAGGGCTGAAGAGGAATACGGCATCAAAATCTCGAGGAACACGCGAGTTGCTGGAATTGAAGAAGACCATGCTACTGGAAACCTTATTATCAGATACTATAGGGAAACTGAAAATCAACAAGATGAGCTTGTCGAGGAGACTTTCGATCTCATTGTTTTATCAGTTGGGATGGTACCATCCGATGATGCGCAACGTCTTTGCAAGAAACTCGGAGTGAAGCTTAACGAATTCGGTTATTGCTGGACTTCAGACTTTTCCCCGCTCGAGACAAACGTGCCTGGCATTTTTGTCTGCGGCACGTTCTCTTCACCAAAAGATATCCCTGACACGGTCGCACAGGGAAGTGGGGTCGCCGCAAAGGTCGGTTCACTATTAAGCGGTGCGCGAGGAACACTAGTCAGCGCGACCGAATTTCCAGAAGAAATCGACGTCGCCGGTCAGGAGCCAAGAATCGGTGTCTTCGTTTGCCACTGCGGTATCAACATCGGTGGCATCATTGATGTCCCCACTGTCACAGCATATGCAAAAACACTCCCCCACGTTGTTTATGCAGAAGATAATCTCTATACATGTTCATCAGACACACAGGAGCGAATCAAGGAAAAGATCAAAGAACATAGACTCAACCGCGTTGTCGTCGCCTCCTGCACACCGAGGACACATGAGCCTCTTTTCCGTAACACACTAAGAGAGGCGGGGCTTAATCCTTACCTCTTTGAAATGGCTAACATCCGAGATCAATGCTCATGGGTTCACATGAAGGAAAAGGAAAAAGCGACGCAAAAAGCGAAAGATCTGGTAAGAATGTCTGTCATGAGAGCTGCACTTCTGAATCCGCTTCCTACCCAAAAAGTTCCAGTCAAGAAAGCGGCGCTCGTGATCGGTGGCGGGCTTGCGGGAATGACCGCAGCTCTTGAGATCGCGGCGCAGGGTTTCCCGGTTCACATCGTGGAAAAGGAAAGGGAATTGGGAGGCAATCTCAGAAGGATCAATTATCTGATTACAGGTTCAGATCCAAAAAAGATATTAAACGAGATTGTCAGAAAAGTGAGCGAGAATCCTCTTATCAAAATTCATCTCGAGACGACAGTCGAAGATATTTCTGGGTATGTTGGCAATTTTACCACGACACTTTCCAGCGGCGAGAAGATTGAACATGGAGTCATTGTTGTTGCGACAGGCGGTGTCGAATACCGTCCGAAAGAATATCTCTATGGCGTATCGTCTCGTGTCGTGACGCAGACCGAGTTCGGCAAAATGCTCGCGGAGGACAAGATCGATGCAAAAACAGTAGCAATCATACAATGTGTTGGCTCAAGAAATCGTGAGTTTCCGAATTGCAGCAGAATCTGCTGCTTCACGTCAATCGCTAACGCAATTGAGCTCAAGCGACGGCATCCCGAGACGACCGTTTACATCCTCTACAAGGACATCCGAACTTATGGGTTCAACGAAGTCTACTACACAGAAGCTGCGCGCCTCGGCGTTGTATTCCTTCGATATGGAGAAGATAGCCCACCAGTTCTGAAGGAAACAGACGGGCAATTGGAACTAACTGTCAAGGATCAATTCCTGATGGAAGACTTTATTATCCATCCTGATCTCGTCGTGCTGAACGCCGCGGTGAGGCCAAACCCCGATAACGAACGTCTCGCCAAGATGCTCAAGGTGCCATTGACCAAGGATGGCTACTTCCTCGAGGCACATATGAAACTGCGACCGGTCGATTTCGCAACCGAAGGTGTTTTCCTCGCTGGCCTCGCTCACTGGCCTAAACTCATTGAGGAGAGTATCTCACAGGCGTGCGGCGCCGCTGCGAGAGCTGTTACAATTCTGTCGAAAGATGAACTTGAAGCTGAAGCGGTGGTCTCGTGTGTCGATGAGGCGAGATGCCGGGGATGCGGTCGATGCGAAGAGGTCTGTGAATTCTCAGCCGCTACAGTCAGGGAAGTTGCACCTGGTGTCTTGAAAGCGTATATCAACCCCGCACTCTGCAAAGGCTGTGGCGCATGCGCTGTTGCTTGCTGCACCGGCGCGATCACGACAAAGCATTTCACTGACGAGCAGATCCTGACAATGGTGGAAGCTGCGTTGAGGGAGGGGGTCGCATGA
- a CDS encoding hydrogenase iron-sulfur subunit codes for MNSFEPQIIAFCCNWCSYAGADLAGVSRYQYPTNARIIRVMCSGRVEPQFILRAFELGADGVLVAGCHIGDCHYISGNEKCQEKVKITSELLELLGIDRRRLRLEWISASEGAKFAETMRSFTEELKQLGPSPFKEVK; via the coding sequence ATGAACAGTTTCGAACCGCAGATCATCGCATTCTGCTGCAACTGGTGTTCGTATGCGGGCGCAGATCTCGCCGGCGTCAGCCGTTATCAATATCCGACCAATGCAAGGATTATCAGGGTTATGTGTTCCGGAAGGGTAGAGCCGCAATTCATCCTTAGGGCGTTCGAACTCGGTGCAGACGGCGTTCTCGTCGCCGGTTGCCATATCGGGGATTGCCACTATATCTCTGGCAACGAAAAGTGCCAAGAAAAAGTCAAAATCACAAGCGAACTGTTGGAGCTTCTGGGAATCGACAGGAGAAGACTGAGGCTCGAATGGATTTCGGCTTCGGAAGGCGCGAAATTCGCTGAGACGATGCGCTCGTTTACTGAAGAGCTGAAACAACTCGGTCCGAGCCCCTTTAAAGAGGTGAAGTGA
- a CDS encoding (Fe-S)-binding protein, with amino-acid sequence MVGLDELIEETGAHDCVECGKCTSVCPVARINPKFAPRLIVLRVLEGVSDSLSKDRDIWSCITCEMCNDMCPYEVNYSGFILGLRTRAMKAGNLPDCSQSGAVHTYQRLMARGGKQNRLKWVTPEMKIKEKGDVFYFTGCAVHLGTLFSDKAGELKNTPGNYVKILNAAGIEPVVSNDEVCCGHDLLWAGDENSMLKLMDKNVEVIRNSGAKTVIFSCPECLRTFEIDYQDFLGDFDFELVHMSEYLLDLIDNGKLNFDSKGGKITYHDSCRLGRHLGIYDPPRDLINALGMELIEMQNNREKAGCCGVNAFTNCGEVSQKLQLDRLLEAAATGADAMLTFCPKCVIHFNCLLKSPKLPIPHENVKILVREFGNVLAEQLQKGGDR; translated from the coding sequence ATGGTCGGGCTGGATGAACTGATCGAGGAGACGGGAGCACACGATTGTGTTGAATGTGGCAAATGCACATCTGTTTGCCCAGTCGCTCGCATCAATCCGAAATTTGCACCGCGCCTGATTGTACTGAGAGTACTCGAAGGCGTTTCAGACAGCTTGAGCAAGGACAGAGACATCTGGTCATGCATCACGTGTGAAATGTGCAATGATATGTGTCCCTACGAAGTGAACTACTCAGGGTTCATTCTTGGACTGAGAACGAGAGCGATGAAAGCGGGAAACTTGCCCGATTGTTCTCAATCCGGTGCAGTGCACACCTATCAGCGCCTTATGGCGAGAGGGGGCAAACAGAACAGGCTGAAATGGGTCACCCCTGAGATGAAAATCAAAGAGAAGGGGGATGTTTTCTATTTCACGGGTTGCGCTGTTCATTTGGGAACACTCTTCTCCGACAAGGCAGGGGAGCTAAAGAATACGCCAGGCAACTATGTCAAGATACTCAATGCCGCCGGGATCGAACCAGTTGTCAGCAACGATGAGGTCTGCTGCGGGCATGACTTGCTCTGGGCTGGTGATGAAAATTCGATGCTGAAGCTGATGGATAAAAACGTCGAAGTGATTCGCAATTCTGGTGCTAAAACCGTCATTTTCTCATGTCCTGAGTGCTTAAGAACCTTCGAGATTGACTATCAGGACTTTCTTGGCGATTTTGATTTTGAACTCGTTCACATGTCGGAGTACCTGCTCGATCTCATCGACAACGGAAAATTGAATTTCGATTCCAAAGGAGGGAAAATTACCTACCACGACTCGTGCAGGTTAGGAAGACATCTCGGCATCTATGATCCGCCACGGGACCTCATCAATGCTTTAGGAATGGAGCTCATTGAGATGCAAAATAACAGAGAAAAAGCAGGTTGTTGCGGTGTTAATGCATTTACGAATTGCGGAGAAGTTTCGCAAAAACTGCAGTTGGATCGGCTTCTCGAGGCGGCAGCAACGGGGGCGGATGCGATGCTCACCTTCTGCCCCAAATGCGTAATCCATTTCAATTGCTTACTAAAAAGTCCGAAACTTCCGATTCCTCATGAAAACGTGAAAATACTCGTGAGGGAATTCGGGAATGTCCTCGCCGAGCAGCTGCAGAAAGGAGGTGACCGATGA
- a CDS encoding CoB--CoM heterodisulfide reductase iron-sulfur subunit A family protein codes for MERAVLVIGGGVAGIQASLDLADKGVIVHLVEKEPSIGGRMAQLDKTFPTNDCSICILAPKMADCYGHPNINVMTYSEVIGLEGSKGHFKVKVLKKARYVDEEKCTGCGECFQKCPTKDIPNEFEMGLTTRRAIYMPFLQAVPRVATIDRNHCKYLTEGKCGVCKKVCKRDAIDYNMKDQIIELEVGAIIVATGFDVWDPKIASEYGYGRFPNVFTAMEYERMINAAGPTGGHIKRRSDGKGPKKIAFIQCVGSRNVQLNHPYCCAVCCMHSTKEAMLAKEHDEEIKATIFYKDMRSCAKGFYEYVVRAKTDYGVEYINSDGTVQEETENHDPIVSYDVAGRPERRAFDMVVLATTLVPRPGTVELAKVLGLALDEFGFIKSKDRILAPVETNVPGIFVAGYCAGPADIPESVAQGSAAAAKAAEVLLESRVFA; via the coding sequence TTGGAAAGAGCAGTATTGGTGATCGGTGGAGGTGTCGCCGGCATACAAGCGTCTCTGGATCTGGCTGACAAAGGTGTGATCGTACATCTTGTCGAGAAAGAGCCCAGCATAGGGGGGCGAATGGCTCAGCTCGACAAGACTTTCCCAACGAACGACTGTTCTATATGCATTCTTGCGCCGAAGATGGCTGACTGCTACGGGCATCCAAACATCAACGTTATGACTTATTCAGAAGTTATCGGTCTGGAAGGGAGCAAGGGCCATTTCAAGGTTAAAGTGCTGAAGAAAGCGCGTTATGTTGACGAGGAAAAATGCACAGGGTGCGGCGAATGTTTCCAGAAGTGCCCAACTAAAGACATTCCGAACGAATTCGAAATGGGACTTACCACACGAAGAGCAATTTACATGCCATTCTTGCAGGCAGTTCCAAGAGTTGCAACAATCGACAGAAATCACTGTAAATACCTGACTGAAGGAAAGTGCGGCGTGTGCAAGAAGGTTTGCAAGCGGGATGCAATCGATTACAACATGAAAGATCAAATTATTGAACTTGAGGTTGGCGCGATTATCGTCGCGACTGGTTTCGATGTCTGGGATCCGAAGATCGCATCCGAATACGGCTATGGGAGATTCCCCAACGTCTTCACTGCGATGGAATACGAAAGGATGATCAATGCCGCCGGTCCCACCGGCGGCCATATCAAAAGGCGGTCGGACGGGAAAGGGCCGAAGAAAATCGCATTCATCCAATGCGTTGGCTCCCGAAACGTGCAGCTGAATCATCCGTACTGCTGCGCCGTCTGCTGCATGCACTCGACGAAGGAAGCGATGCTGGCAAAGGAACATGATGAGGAGATCAAAGCAACGATCTTCTACAAAGACATGAGATCATGTGCAAAGGGCTTTTACGAGTACGTAGTGAGGGCGAAGACGGATTACGGTGTTGAGTACATCAATTCCGATGGCACGGTGCAGGAGGAAACGGAGAATCATGATCCCATTGTTTCTTATGATGTCGCGGGCCGACCTGAACGCAGGGCATTCGATATGGTTGTCTTGGCAACGACACTCGTTCCAAGGCCAGGGACTGTGGAACTCGCGAAAGTTCTTGGACTGGCCCTTGATGAATTCGGATTTATCAAATCGAAGGATCGAATACTGGCGCCTGTCGAGACGAATGTGCCAGGCATCTTTGTTGCTGGATACTGCGCTGGACCGGCCGATATTCCGGAATCGGTTGCGCAGGGATCGGCCGCGGCGGCAAAGGCCGCTGAAGTGCTTCTTGAGTCGAGGGTGTTCGCATGA